A genome region from Clostridium pasteurianum includes the following:
- the rbr3B gene encoding NADH peroxidase: MKKFKCVVCGYIYTGEDAPEKCPVCGAGADKFVEVKDDTEGWADEHKIGIAKDVDKEVLEGLRANFTGECTEVGMYLAMARQADREGYPEVAEAYKRIAYEEADHASKFAELLGEVVTADTKTNLQMRVDAEKGACEGKKELATLAKKLNYDAIHDTVHEMCKDEARHGSAFRGLLNRYFNN, encoded by the coding sequence ATGAAAAAATTTAAATGTGTTGTTTGTGGATATATCTATACTGGTGAGGATGCTCCAGAAAAATGTCCTGTTTGTGGGGCTGGAGCTGATAAATTTGTTGAAGTTAAAGATGATACTGAAGGCTGGGCTGACGAGCACAAAATAGGAATTGCTAAAGATGTTGATAAAGAAGTCTTAGAAGGTTTAAGAGCTAATTTTACAGGAGAATGTACAGAAGTTGGAATGTACCTTGCAATGGCAAGACAGGCAGATAGAGAAGGATATCCTGAAGTTGCTGAAGCTTACAAGAGAATAGCTTATGAAGAAGCTGATCATGCTTCAAAGTTTGCAGAGCTTTTAGGTGAGGTTGTAACAGCTGATACTAAAACAAATCTTCAAATGAGAGTTGATGCTGAAAAAGGAGCTTGCGAAGGTAAAAAAGAGCTTGCTACTTTAGCTAAGAAACTTAATTATGATGCTATACATGATACTGTTCATGAAATGTGCAAAGATGAAGCTAGACATGGTTCTGCTTTCAGAGGTTTATTAAACAGATATTTTAACAATTAA
- a CDS encoding pyridoxamine 5'-phosphate oxidase family protein: MNKIVEALKKTGVFYISTVEGDKPHVRPFSSVCEFEGKAYICTNNTKKCYAQMINNPKIEISGMGKDGTWIRLTGKLVRDDRDEARAAMLADPTGPSKLYKLGDGIFEVFYIDNASCTQYSFKGDPVKII, encoded by the coding sequence ATGAATAAAATTGTTGAAGCCCTTAAGAAAACAGGTGTTTTTTATATTTCAACTGTAGAGGGTGATAAGCCTCATGTACGTCCATTTAGTTCTGTATGCGAATTTGAAGGTAAAGCATATATTTGTACAAACAACACAAAAAAATGCTATGCCCAAATGATTAATAATCCCAAAATAGAAATCTCTGGTATGGGGAAAGATGGTACATGGATTAGACTTACTGGAAAATTGGTAAGAGATGACAGAGATGAAGCACGTGCTGCAATGCTTGCTGACCCTACTGGTCCTAGTAAACTTTATAAACTTGGCGATGGTATCTTTGAAGTATTTTATATAGATAACGCTTCCTGCACACAATATTCCTTTAAAGGTGATCCAGTAAAAATTATTTAG
- a CDS encoding PLP-dependent aminotransferase family protein: MNSNKFAKRNNFITSSEIREILKVTQQPEIISFAGGLPAPELFPVKEIKKACMEVLENNGEAALQYSTTEGYVPLREAICKRMGNLQIQTSIDNILMISGSQQALDLMGKAFIDEGDTVICESPTYLAAINAFKTYMPKFKGVSMDEQGMIMEELEDVLKSTPNAKFIYTIPDFQNPTGRTMALERRKRMVELANKYDVVILEDNPYGEIRFAGEKLPSIKHFDTEGRVVYLSTFSKIFAPGLRLGWMCADKDIMEKLVPLKQNADLHTDIFAQMITSKYLEMFNIDEHIEKIREIYKHRRQVMVDAMNKYFPKNIKHTLPDGGLFLWVMLPDGMDCQVIFDKAIANNVAFVPGTPFFPNRDHKNQFRLNYSNMTDDRIVEGIKRLGKVIASENI, encoded by the coding sequence ATGAACAGTAACAAATTTGCAAAACGAAATAATTTTATAACCTCTTCAGAAATAAGAGAAATATTAAAAGTAACTCAGCAGCCTGAAATAATATCCTTTGCCGGTGGACTTCCAGCACCAGAGCTTTTTCCAGTAAAAGAAATTAAAAAAGCCTGCATGGAAGTTCTAGAAAATAACGGTGAAGCAGCTCTTCAATACAGTACTACTGAAGGCTATGTACCATTAAGAGAAGCTATATGCAAAAGAATGGGGAACTTACAAATTCAAACATCTATAGATAATATACTTATGATTTCTGGCTCTCAACAAGCATTAGATCTTATGGGTAAGGCTTTTATCGATGAAGGTGATACTGTAATTTGTGAAAGCCCAACTTACCTTGCAGCTATAAACGCATTTAAGACATATATGCCTAAATTTAAGGGGGTATCTATGGATGAACAAGGCATGATTATGGAGGAGCTTGAAGATGTACTTAAAAGCACTCCAAATGCAAAGTTCATTTATACAATACCAGACTTTCAAAATCCAACAGGAAGAACTATGGCTCTTGAAAGAAGAAAGAGAATGGTTGAGCTTGCTAATAAATACGATGTCGTTATACTTGAAGACAATCCTTATGGCGAAATTAGATTCGCAGGAGAAAAATTGCCTTCAATAAAACACTTTGATACTGAGGGACGAGTTGTTTATTTAAGCACTTTCTCTAAAATTTTTGCACCCGGTTTAAGACTTGGATGGATGTGCGCCGATAAAGATATAATGGAAAAATTAGTGCCCCTAAAGCAAAATGCTGATTTACATACAGATATATTTGCACAAATGATTACGTCTAAATACTTAGAAATGTTTAATATAGATGAGCATATAGAAAAAATAAGAGAAATTTATAAGCATAGGAGACAGGTAATGGTTGATGCTATGAATAAATATTTCCCCAAAAATATTAAGCATACGCTTCCTGATGGCGGATTGTTCTTATGGGTTATGCTTCCAGATGGTATGGATTGTCAGGTTATATTTGATAAGGCAATAGCTAACAACGTAGCTTTTGTTCCTGGAACTCCATTTTTCCCAAATAGAGATCATAAAAATCAATTTAGGCTCAATTATTCAAATATGACGGATGATAGGATTGTTGAAGGAATTAAGAGGCTTGGTAAAGTAATAGCATCTGAGAACATATAA
- a CDS encoding ABC transporter ATP-binding protein, translating into MIARQEEKVTEKINMGIWKKLFKYISDFKKGIIFLLMLMAVVGGIDSIMPLLTSYAIDNFIVKRSIKGLSYFAGMYFLIMAFQSLNVKLFIRQAGKIETHLAYHIRKLGFKRLQQLSFSYYDKSSTGWLMARMTSDINRLSEVISWGLIDVVWAVVMMGASIVVMLLSNVKLTIISMSVIPPLFLIGMFFQRRILKAYRNVRKLNSQITSDFSEEIAGTKTTKTLVREDENLYEFKYDADNMRYSSVRAAIFSALFLPIVITMGSLGTGFVLWFGGSKVILGSLSYGTFVMFIAYTIQFFDPVTQLAGTIAEIQQAQASAERIISLVETEPDIWDREDVIKKYGDLFIPHKENWEKINGDIEFKNIYFSYKNGEKVFDNFNLKVNKGETIAFVGETGSGKSTIVNLLGRFYEPDKGEILIDGVDYRDRSLLWLQSNIGYVLQSPQLFAGTIRENIRYGKLDATDSEIEKAACLAGVNEFIDKMEKGYDTDVGEKGGNLSTGQKQLISFARAIVSNPAILILDEATSSIDTETERLIQKSIENIISNRTSFVVAHRLSTIVSADKIIVMKKGKIVESGTHDELLSKGGYYYKLYLNQDLEAKEKAV; encoded by the coding sequence TTGATAGCAAGACAAGAAGAAAAAGTTACTGAAAAAATTAATATGGGAATATGGAAAAAACTTTTTAAATATATTTCGGATTTTAAAAAGGGGATAATATTTCTTTTAATGCTCATGGCTGTAGTTGGTGGAATTGATTCTATAATGCCCCTTTTAACCAGTTATGCAATAGATAATTTTATTGTAAAAAGAAGCATAAAGGGACTTAGCTATTTTGCAGGGATGTATTTTTTAATTATGGCATTTCAATCGTTAAATGTTAAGCTTTTTATAAGGCAAGCGGGTAAAATTGAAACACATCTTGCCTATCATATACGTAAATTAGGTTTTAAAAGATTGCAGCAATTATCATTCTCATATTATGATAAATCATCTACAGGGTGGCTTATGGCGAGAATGACATCGGATATTAATAGGCTTAGCGAAGTAATATCATGGGGGCTTATCGATGTGGTTTGGGCTGTTGTAATGATGGGTGCATCAATTGTTGTAATGCTTCTAAGTAATGTTAAGCTTACAATTATAAGTATGAGTGTAATTCCACCACTATTTTTGATAGGAATGTTTTTTCAAAGGAGAATACTTAAAGCTTATAGGAATGTGAGAAAGTTAAATTCTCAAATTACATCTGATTTTAGTGAAGAGATAGCAGGAACTAAAACAACTAAAACACTGGTTAGGGAAGATGAAAATTTATATGAATTTAAGTATGATGCAGATAATATGAGGTATTCATCTGTAAGAGCAGCTATATTTTCAGCTCTATTTCTTCCAATAGTAATAACTATGGGAAGTTTAGGTACAGGTTTTGTATTGTGGTTTGGTGGAAGCAAGGTGATTTTAGGAAGTCTGTCCTATGGTACTTTTGTTATGTTTATAGCATATACAATACAGTTTTTTGATCCTGTAACGCAGCTTGCTGGTACAATAGCGGAAATCCAACAGGCTCAAGCATCTGCAGAGAGAATAATATCGCTTGTAGAAACTGAACCAGATATATGGGATAGAGAAGATGTAATTAAAAAATATGGGGATTTATTTATTCCACATAAAGAAAATTGGGAAAAAATTAATGGTGATATTGAGTTTAAAAATATATATTTTTCCTACAAAAATGGAGAAAAAGTATTTGATAACTTTAATTTAAAGGTTAATAAAGGAGAGACTATAGCTTTTGTAGGGGAGACGGGTTCGGGTAAAAGTACGATTGTAAATTTGCTGGGTAGATTTTATGAACCTGATAAGGGTGAGATATTAATTGATGGCGTAGATTATAGAGATCGCTCTCTTTTATGGCTTCAATCTAATATTGGATACGTGCTTCAAAGTCCACAGCTTTTTGCAGGCACAATAAGAGAAAACATAAGATATGGAAAACTTGATGCTACAGATAGTGAAATTGAAAAAGCTGCATGCCTTGCAGGAGTTAATGAGTTTATAGATAAAATGGAGAAAGGTTATGATACTGATGTTGGTGAAAAGGGTGGAAATCTTTCAACAGGGCAAAAACAACTGATTTCATTTGCTAGGGCTATTGTTAGTAATCCGGCTATTCTCATTTTAGATGAGGCCACATCGTCAATTGATACTGAGACAGAAAGATTAATACAAAAGTCTATAGAAAATATTATTTCTAACAGAACAAGTTTTGTAGTTGCACATAGGCTTTCTACAATAGTTTCAGCAGATAAGATTATAGTTATGAAAAAGGGAAAGATTGTGGAGAGTGGAACTCATGATGAACTTTTAAGTAAAGGAGGATATTATTACAAACTTTATTTAAATCAAGATTTAGAAGCAAAAGAAAAAGCTGTATAA
- a CDS encoding GNAT family N-acetyltransferase, with the protein MIIKELKYVDEKLIKEIKDLVEVCRKFDALKEEIYLSNELNFNKEIKYVFVLYEDNKLVSVLSVFIPTEIEGEFSAYTLPEYRNRGYFKELFNRAKMELQKYKVSDILLVCEASSKSGKAVVQRLGAKYDFAEYSMKYIGKDKIDLNNFKSQLYTADMKDIDDLANISMNGFKSNSYEDSKQFVKSILESEDRIQLLTKVNDKCIGMVSVGIHEDKCGIFGVAIMPEYRGNGFGKELVKLALNYLIKRNYDNIWLDVDSKNDIAFNLYKSIGFEVQNAVEYYRL; encoded by the coding sequence TTGATAATTAAAGAATTAAAATATGTAGATGAAAAATTAATAAAAGAAATCAAAGACTTAGTAGAGGTATGTAGGAAATTTGATGCATTGAAAGAAGAAATATATCTAAGTAACGAACTTAATTTTAATAAGGAAATAAAATATGTATTTGTTTTGTATGAAGATAATAAGTTAGTTAGCGTACTTTCCGTGTTTATACCAACAGAGATAGAAGGGGAGTTTTCTGCATATACATTGCCGGAATATAGAAATAGGGGCTATTTTAAAGAACTTTTTAATAGAGCAAAAATGGAATTACAGAAATACAAAGTTTCTGATATATTACTTGTATGTGAAGCTTCTTCTAAATCAGGCAAGGCAGTAGTTCAAAGGCTGGGTGCAAAATATGATTTTGCTGAATACAGTATGAAATATATTGGCAAAGATAAAATTGATCTAAATAATTTTAAATCTCAATTATATACTGCAGATATGAAAGATATTGATGATTTGGCCAATATAAGTATGAATGGATTTAAATCAAACAGTTATGAAGATTCAAAACAGTTTGTTAAGAGTATACTTGAATCTGAAGATAGAATTCAACTTTTAACCAAAGTAAATGATAAGTGCATAGGAATGGTATCTGTAGGAATTCATGAAGATAAATGTGGAATATTTGGAGTTGCCATTATGCCAGAGTATAGAGGAAATGGTTTTGGAAAAGAACTAGTTAAACTTGCTTTAAATTATCTTATTAAAAGAAACTATGACAACATATGGCTTGATGTTGATAGCAAAAATGATATAGCTTTTAACTTATATAAAAGCATTGGTTTTGAGGTACAAAATGCAGTTGAGTACTATAGACTTTAA
- the ilvN gene encoding acetolactate synthase small subunit has product MENINTVIIELVVRNHPGVMSHITGLFARRAFNLEGILCSKIGAGEKSRMYLLVNDDDNLEQIIKQLEKLYDILKVTVHDDYNAHVFDDIQKLMTK; this is encoded by the coding sequence ATGGAAAATATAAACACTGTAATTATTGAATTAGTTGTTAGAAATCATCCAGGTGTCATGTCACATATAACAGGGCTTTTTGCGAGACGTGCCTTTAACCTAGAAGGAATATTATGTTCTAAAATAGGTGCTGGAGAAAAAAGCCGCATGTATCTTCTAGTAAATGACGATGATAATCTTGAACAAATTATAAAACAACTTGAAAAGCTTTATGATATATTAAAGGTGACTGTTCATGATGATTATAATGCACATGTTTTTGATGATATACAAAAGCTTATGACAAAGTAG
- a CDS encoding Cof-type HAD-IIB family hydrolase: protein MIKLIVSDMDGTLIGSNRDISEENVKAIHEAQRNGIKFAIATGRAYADVKTFLDKYGIECECAVLNGGEYMDKDGKTIEGIYINKKRTKEILNTISKYDLAVEIYTDNGYYTTNTKDEILKELMQKGKSLHPNIKTEEDAYNYAITHPHFCSMNYIKNIDDFIGSSVNVGKFVSFGDSIDSINELKKELCKLPGLAISSSLLTNVEVNDINATKGKILVRASEKMGIKRDEVAILGDASNDYSMFEEFPISFAMENAIPEIKKVAKYMTASNIENGVAKAITEILRSNSAE, encoded by the coding sequence ATGATAAAGCTAATTGTATCGGATATGGATGGGACTTTGATTGGAAGCAATAGAGATATATCAGAAGAAAATGTAAAAGCTATACATGAAGCACAGAGAAATGGTATTAAGTTTGCTATTGCAACAGGTAGAGCTTATGCAGATGTCAAGACTTTCTTGGATAAGTACGGTATAGAGTGTGAGTGTGCTGTACTAAATGGCGGAGAGTATATGGATAAAGATGGTAAAACTATTGAGGGAATTTATATTAATAAAAAAAGAACAAAGGAAATTTTGAATACAATATCAAAATATGATTTGGCAGTTGAAATATATACAGATAATGGATATTATACTACAAACACAAAAGATGAAATCTTAAAAGAACTTATGCAAAAAGGTAAAAGCTTACATCCCAATATAAAAACTGAAGAGGACGCTTATAATTATGCAATAACTCATCCACATTTTTGCAGTATGAATTATATAAAAAACATAGATGATTTTATAGGCAGCAGTGTTAATGTTGGAAAATTTGTTTCGTTTGGAGATTCAATTGATAGCATAAATGAGCTTAAAAAGGAGCTTTGTAAGCTTCCTGGTTTAGCTATATCATCTAGCCTTTTAACTAATGTTGAAGTCAATGATATTAATGCAACTAAAGGAAAAATTTTAGTTAGAGCATCGGAAAAAATGGGGATTAAAAGAGATGAAGTTGCTATTTTAGGAGATGCATCGAATGACTATTCCATGTTTGAAGAATTTCCAATTTCATTTGCTATGGAAAATGCTATACCGGAGATTAAGAAAGTTGCAAAATATATGACTGCAAGTAACATCGAAAACGGAGTTGCTAAGGCAATAACAGAAATACTGCGAAGTAACAGTGCTGAATGA
- the ilvB gene encoding biosynthetic-type acetolactate synthase large subunit, which yields MKLSGAEIIIKLLEEQGIKVIAGVPGGYNLPIYNALYKSNIKHVLARHEQGAGFICHGIARTTGRASVCFATSGPGVTNLLTAIADAKLDSIPIVAITGQVPYKAMGTDSFQEVDTYGLTLPITKHNFLVRSAKELIDVIPKAFKIAEEGRPGPVVVDVPKDVQNEKIEFELSENIDNTTKENKLDISQIKKIAKAINKSQKPVMIIGGGITNSNSGDLVKVIAEKNDIPVASTLMGIGTFPPDNRRYIGMLGMHGASYTNFIINEADLILVFGARFDDRATGNINKFCPNASIIHVDIDAAEIDKLRKSKYSITGDVKEVLTELNKVIDNNKREKWFSYIYEMKKKHPFYNPDLNDDMKNPINLVKTISKLLDDDTIITTDVGQHQMWTAQYYKFKHPRTLITSGGLGTMGFGLPAAIGAAIANPYKKVVCISGDGSILMNIQELATLQELNLNVTVIIFNNGYLGLVRQQQELFYNKEYIATKFNSNHNFSAIAEGFGIKGYSLNCKNSLNVLEEALKKVGPCVIDAPIYEFQNVLPMVPPGGGNCEMVGGK from the coding sequence ATGAAATTAAGTGGGGCAGAAATTATAATTAAATTACTAGAAGAGCAGGGCATAAAAGTTATTGCAGGTGTACCAGGAGGTTATAATCTTCCAATATATAATGCACTATACAAAAGTAATATAAAACATGTTCTTGCAAGACATGAGCAAGGAGCGGGATTCATATGCCATGGTATAGCACGGACAACAGGTAGGGCATCAGTATGTTTTGCCACGTCAGGCCCAGGAGTTACAAATTTATTAACAGCAATTGCAGATGCAAAGCTAGATTCTATACCTATTGTAGCAATAACGGGTCAAGTTCCATATAAAGCTATGGGAACGGATTCTTTTCAGGAGGTTGATACTTATGGTCTTACATTACCTATAACTAAACATAATTTTCTTGTAAGATCGGCAAAGGAATTAATTGATGTAATACCTAAAGCATTTAAAATAGCTGAAGAGGGAAGGCCAGGTCCAGTTGTCGTAGATGTTCCCAAAGATGTTCAAAATGAGAAAATTGAGTTTGAACTTTCAGAAAATATAGACAATACTACAAAAGAAAATAAATTAGATATATCTCAAATCAAAAAGATAGCTAAGGCTATAAATAAGTCACAAAAGCCAGTTATGATTATTGGAGGGGGAATAACTAATTCTAATTCAGGAGATTTAGTTAAGGTTATTGCCGAAAAAAATGATATTCCTGTTGCTTCAACTTTAATGGGAATAGGAACTTTTCCACCTGATAATAGGCGATATATTGGAATGCTTGGAATGCATGGAGCTTCATACACTAATTTTATAATAAATGAAGCCGATCTCATTTTGGTATTTGGAGCTAGGTTTGATGATAGAGCTACAGGAAATATAAATAAATTTTGTCCTAATGCATCAATTATTCATGTAGATATAGATGCCGCTGAAATAGATAAGTTAAGAAAAAGTAAGTATTCTATTACAGGAGATGTGAAGGAGGTTTTAACTGAGCTTAATAAAGTTATAGATAATAACAAACGAGAAAAATGGTTTTCTTATATATATGAAATGAAAAAGAAGCATCCTTTTTATAATCCTGATTTAAATGATGACATGAAAAATCCAATAAATCTAGTTAAAACCATAAGTAAATTACTTGATGATGATACAATAATAACTACGGATGTAGGACAGCATCAAATGTGGACAGCACAATATTATAAGTTCAAACATCCAAGGACTCTTATTACTTCAGGAGGACTTGGAACTATGGGATTTGGACTTCCAGCAGCTATTGGGGCAGCTATTGCAAATCCTTACAAGAAAGTTGTTTGTATAAGTGGTGATGGTTCAATTCTTATGAATATTCAGGAATTAGCAACGCTTCAAGAACTTAATCTTAATGTAACTGTAATTATTTTTAATAATGGGTATTTGGGACTTGTAAGGCAACAGCAGGAACTATTTTATAACAAGGAGTATATAGCTACTAAGTTTAATAGCAATCACAATTTTTCAGCTATAGCAGAAGGATTTGGGATTAAGGGTTATTCTCTAAATTGTAAAAATTCACTGAATGTACTTGAAGAGGCATTGAAGAAGGTGGGACCATGTGTGATAGATGCACCTATTTATGAGTTTCAGAATGTTTTACCCATGGTTCCGCCTGGTGGTGGAAATTGTGAAATGGTAGGAGGTAAGTAG
- a CDS encoding class I SAM-dependent methyltransferase, giving the protein MSNPWEKVSLKDYESHMKLSTVHQLQELNEIMKSQIYKYKIKTVAILGVAGGNGLQHIDSSKIDKVYGIDINQNYLDCCKERYENLKGCLVLKKLDLSDIENDLPEVDIIIANLFIEYIGINMFIKQLSKNLPKYVSCVVQKNPDTNFMSDSPYVKVFDEVSEMHKDIEKNSLVEAMNTIGYSLIFSEDHLLPNMKKLVRLDFVNEQNVK; this is encoded by the coding sequence ATGAGTAATCCATGGGAAAAAGTTTCTCTTAAAGATTATGAGAGTCATATGAAATTATCAACGGTACATCAGTTGCAGGAATTAAATGAAATTATGAAATCACAGATATATAAATATAAAATTAAAACAGTTGCTATTTTAGGGGTAGCAGGTGGTAATGGTTTGCAGCATATAGACAGTTCAAAAATTGATAAGGTTTATGGTATTGACATAAATCAAAATTATTTAGATTGCTGCAAAGAAAGATATGAAAATTTAAAAGGCTGTCTTGTACTTAAAAAACTAGATTTATCTGATATAGAAAACGACTTACCAGAGGTAGATATTATAATAGCAAATTTATTTATCGAATATATTGGTATTAATATGTTTATAAAACAATTATCAAAGAATTTACCTAAGTATGTATCCTGTGTAGTTCAAAAAAATCCTGACACTAATTTTATGTCTGATTCACCTTATGTGAAAGTTTTTGATGAAGTTTCAGAGATGCATAAAGATATAGAAAAGAATTCTCTTGTAGAGGCTATGAATACTATAGGTTATAGTTTGATTTTTTCCGAAGATCATTTATTACCTAATATGAAAAAGCTTGTTAGGTTGGACTTTGTAAATGAACAAAATGTTAAATAG
- a CDS encoding ABC transporter ATP-binding protein, producing the protein MNDIFKITKGNRARYTLAILSIGVATLISMIEPTIIKITIDSIIGNKELYVPKILKNFIAQIGGRSVLRENLWICAGCIVLLTSIRGIFLYFKGKFSGEASENMARNMRIKLYDHIQRLPYKYHVSVESGDLIQRCTSDVETVRKFFAVELVEIGRTFFIVLFSAIMMLSLDKKMTIISVITIPVIFLVSFIFFNNIRKLFEKSDEEEASLTAMLERNIEGVRVVKAFGREQFEIERFDEKNKKYRDLSFDLNKSLSTYWATSDLICTIQIGMVLMFGIYFAVKGDISLGTAVAFNTYESMLLWPIRQLGRILSDMGKMTVSIKRIMNIISEEEEKEEGKALEPELKGEITFENVCFEYEKGKPIINDFSLKVNRGETVAIVGPTGAGKSSLVHLLLRLYDYKSGSIKIDGVELSDISRKWIRKNIGIVLQEPFLYSRTIKDNIKMAKGDADKSEIISAASTAAVHNVIKSFEKGYDTIVGEKGVSLSGGQRQRVAIARTLLNKFPILIFDDSLSAVDTETDKVIRNKLKNRNKDVTTFIISHRISTVMDADKIVVLKDGKIEAIGKHEELIKVKGMYKTIWEIQNTLVDVKDKKLA; encoded by the coding sequence ATGAATGATATTTTTAAAATAACAAAGGGAAATAGAGCACGGTATACATTAGCTATATTATCTATAGGGGTGGCAACACTTATATCAATGATTGAGCCTACAATAATTAAAATCACAATAGATTCAATTATAGGAAATAAAGAGTTATATGTACCTAAGATATTAAAAAACTTTATAGCACAAATTGGAGGAAGAAGTGTTTTAAGAGAAAATTTATGGATATGTGCTGGATGTATTGTTTTGCTAACAAGCATAAGAGGGATATTCTTGTATTTCAAAGGTAAATTTTCAGGAGAAGCTTCAGAAAATATGGCTAGAAATATGAGGATAAAACTGTATGATCATATTCAAAGATTGCCATATAAGTACCATGTAAGTGTGGAGTCTGGAGATTTAATTCAAAGATGCACTTCAGATGTTGAAACTGTTAGAAAGTTTTTTGCAGTGGAGCTAGTTGAAATAGGCAGAACATTTTTTATAGTACTTTTCTCAGCAATTATGATGCTGTCTTTAGATAAAAAGATGACTATCATATCTGTGATAACTATACCGGTGATATTTTTGGTATCGTTCATATTTTTCAATAATATAAGAAAACTCTTTGAAAAGTCAGATGAAGAAGAGGCTTCACTTACAGCAATGCTTGAGAGAAATATTGAAGGAGTAAGGGTAGTGAAGGCCTTTGGAAGAGAACAATTTGAGATAGAAAGATTCGATGAAAAAAATAAAAAATATAGAGATTTAAGCTTTGATTTGAATAAAAGTTTGTCAACGTATTGGGCAACATCTGATCTTATATGTACTATTCAAATAGGCATGGTTCTCATGTTTGGAATATATTTTGCTGTAAAAGGAGATATAAGCCTTGGAACAGCAGTAGCCTTTAATACTTATGAAAGTATGCTTTTATGGCCAATAAGGCAGCTTGGAAGGATTCTTTCGGATATGGGTAAGATGACAGTTTCTATTAAAAGAATAATGAATATTATTAGCGAAGAAGAGGAAAAAGAAGAGGGTAAGGCACTAGAACCTGAATTAAAAGGAGAAATTACTTTTGAAAATGTTTGTTTTGAGTATGAAAAAGGCAAACCAATAATTAATGATTTTAGTCTAAAGGTAAATAGAGGCGAAACTGTGGCTATTGTTGGGCCTACAGGAGCAGGAAAGTCATCACTTGTTCATCTTCTTTTAAGGCTTTATGACTATAAAAGTGGATCTATAAAAATTGATGGTGTGGAGCTTTCAGACATTTCAAGAAAGTGGATAAGAAAAAATATTGGGATTGTTCTTCAAGAGCCGTTTTTATACTCAAGGACGATAAAGGATAATATAAAAATGGCAAAGGGTGATGCTGATAAAAGCGAAATTATTAGTGCCGCATCCACTGCAGCAGTTCACAATGTCATAAAGTCATTTGAAAAAGGCTATGATACCATTGTTGGAGAAAAGGGAGTATCTTTATCCGGTGGCCAACGTCAGAGAGTAGCTATTGCTAGAACTTTGCTAAATAAATTTCCAATACTTATTTTTGATGATTCGCTTAGTGCTGTAGATACAGAAACTGATAAAGTTATTAGGAACAAGCTTAAAAATAGGAATAAAGATGTAACGACCTTTATAATATCTCATAGAATTTCTACAGTTATGGATGCAGATAAAATTGTAGTATTGAAAGATGGAAAAATTGAGGCTATTGGAAAGCATGAAGAGCTTATAAAAGTTAAAGGAATGTACAAAACAATATGGGAAATACAAAATACATTAGTAGATGTAAAAGATAAGAAACTTGCATAA
- a CDS encoding winged helix-turn-helix transcriptional regulator — protein MKENLFGVCPYVTAQKVLAGKWTISILHILSVKKSMRFNELQRMMPEKMTHATLSRQLKYLEKENMIIRKDYRQIPPRVEYSLSEIGEKFKSVLDELEKWGKDYISFMNGNS, from the coding sequence ATGAAAGAAAATTTATTCGGTGTATGCCCATATGTGACAGCACAGAAGGTATTAGCAGGTAAATGGACAATTTCGATTTTACATATATTAAGTGTCAAAAAATCAATGCGATTTAATGAACTTCAGCGGATGATGCCGGAGAAAATGACTCATGCAACTTTATCTAGACAGCTAAAATATTTAGAAAAAGAAAATATGATAATACGTAAAGATTATAGACAAATACCACCGAGGGTAGAATATAGTCTCAGCGAAATAGGTGAGAAGTTTAAAAGTGTTTTGGATGAGCTAGAGAAGTGGGGAAAGGATTATATATCTTTTATGAATGGTAATTCGTAG